Proteins co-encoded in one Nyctibius grandis isolate bNycGra1 chromosome 14, bNycGra1.pri, whole genome shotgun sequence genomic window:
- the NEFH gene encoding neurofilament heavy polypeptide: MSLMLETLLGPPGGLRKEPGRAPPRSAASSGFHSWLGPVVGRARGGGSAAASSTESLDSVNGEPRARNEKELLQVLNDRFAGYIERVRALEQQNRALAAEAEALRQQQAGRSAMGELYARELRDMRGTVLRLGAEKGQLRLERARLAEDVAALQGRLEEEARQRTELEAAARGLTQLSAQAERARGPLEERARALREEAELLRRQHRAEVGALLRGARPEPAAETPAALRPGVTAALRDLRAQLEGTATRSTLQAEEWFRVRLDKLSEVAKVNTDAMRVAQEEICEYRRQLQSKTTELEALKGTQESLERQRQDSEERHQADVLSYQETIQQLDNELRNTKWEMAAQLREYQDLLNVKMALDIEIAAYRKLLEGEEYRIESGFGMISFPEVVPKAPSITTNIKVKSEEKTKVVEKSEKETVIVEEQTEEIQVTEEVTEEDEAEKEAEEEKEEEKAEAEGEEEAKSPAKDEAKSPEKPESPSKEEAKTPAVKSPEKPPSPSKEEAKTPTVKSPEKPAPPSKEEAKSPAVKSPEKPAPPSKEEAKSPAVKSPEKPPTPSKEGAKSPAVKSPEKPSTPSKEEAKTPTVKSPEKPATPSKEEAKSPAAKSPEKPASPSKEEAKRLAVKSPEKPSTPSKEEAKTPTVKSPEKPAPPSKEEVKTPAVKSPEKPPTPSKEEAKTPAVKSPEKPPTPSKEEAKTPTVKSPEKVKSPAKEEAKSPQKEAGPAKEPTPSPPKEPKAPAKEEQPKEAKAPSKPGKEEAPKKDIPAKVEEKPKEKAAAVPEPPAPQVKETTKPVPKPAEEGKAEEKAPPKPQQEVSKAPAKEAEKPKAKEKAEEPKKEKAEEPKKEKAEEPKKEKAEEPKAKAKPKDEPKASKEPPKAEAPSGKEGKAPEPAPAAVKK, encoded by the exons ATGAGTCTGATGCTGGAGACGCTGCTGGGCCCCCCCGGGGGGCTCCGCAAGGAACCGGGCCGCGCTCCCCCCCGGTCCGCCGCCTCCAGCGGCTTCCACTCGTGGCTGGGGCCGGTGGTGGGGCGAGCTCGGGGGGGCGGCAGCGCGGCCGCTTCCTCCACCGAGAGCCTGGACTCGGTGAACGGCGAACCGCGGGCGCGGAACGAGAAAGAGCTGCTGCAAGTGCTGAACGATCGTTTCGCCGGTTACATCGAGCGGGTGCGGGCGCTGGAGCAGCAGAACCGGGCGCTGGCGGCGGAGGCGGAGGCGCTGCGGCAGCAACAAGCCGGGCGCTCGGCTATGGGCGAGCTGTACGCGCGGGAGCTGCGCGACATGCGGGGGACAGTCCTGCGGCTGGGCGCCGAGAAGGGGCAGCTGCGGCTGGAGCGAGCGCGTTTAGCCGAGGACGTGGCCGCGCTGCAGGGGCGGCTGGAGGAAGAAGCCCGACAACGAACCGAGCTGGAAGCGGCGGCCCGCGGGCTGACCCAGCTCTCCGCGCAGGCGGAACGGGCGCGGGGGCCGCTGGAGGAGCGAGCCCGAGCCCTGCGGGAAGAGGCCGAGCTGCTGCGGCGGCAGCACCGGGCTGAGGTGGGTGCGCTGCTGCGCGGGGCCCGCCCCGAGCCCGCCGCCGAGACCCCCGCCGCTCTGCGCCCCGGGGTCACCGCCGCCCTCCGCGACCTGCGCGCCCAGCTGGAGGGCACGGCGACCCGCAGCACCCTGCAGGCCGAGGAGTGGTTCCGCG TGAGGCTGGACAAGCTGTCGGAGGTTGCCAAGGTGAACACAGATGCCATGCGCGTGGCCCAGGAGGAGATCTGCGAGTACCGCCGCCAGCTCCAGTCCAAGACCACCGAGCTCGAAGCTCTCAAAGGAACTCAGGAGTCACTGGAGAGGCAGAGACAGGACTCCGAGGAGCGCCATCAGGCAGATGTCCTGTCCTACCAG GAAACCATCCAGCAGCTTGACAATGAGCTGAGGAACACCAAGTGGGAGATGGCAGCTCAGCTCCGGGAGTACCAGGATCTGCTCAACGTCAAAATGGCCCTGGACATTGAAATTGCTGCCTACAG AAAGCTCTTGGAAGGGGAGGAATATCGGATCGAGTCTGGCTTTGGGATGATCTCCTTCCCTGAGGTGGTCCCCAAGGCTCCCAGCATCACCACTAACATCAAGGTGAAGAGTGAGGAGAAGACCAAGGTGGTGGAAAAATCTGAGAAGGAGACAGTGATTGTGGAGGAGCAGACAGAGGAAATCCAGGTGACTGAAGAAGTCACAGAGGAGGATGAGGCTGAGAAAGAGgctgaagaggagaaggaagaagagaaagctgaagcAGAGGGTGAAGAGGAGGCTAAGTCTCCTGCAAAAGATGAGGCCAAGTCCCCAGAGAAACCTGAGTCCCCCTCAAAGGAGGAGGCCAAGACTCCAGCTGTCAAGTCCCCTGAAAAGCCACCAAGCCCCTCAAAGGAGGAGGCCAAGACCCCAACAGTGAAGTCCCCAGAGAAACCTGCACCCCCCTCAAAAGAAGAGGCCAAGAGCCCAGCTGTCAAATCCCCAGAAAAGCCTGCACCTCCTTCAAAAGAGGAGGCCAAGAGCCCAGCCGTGAAGTCTCCAGAGAAACCCCCAACCCCCTCAAAGGAGGGGGCCAAGAGCCCAGCTGTCAAATCCCCTGAAAAGCCATCAACCCCCTCAAAGGAGGAGGCCAAGACCCCAACAGTGAAGTCCCCCGAGAAACCTGCAACCCCCTCAAAAGAAGAGGCCAAGAGCCCGGCTGCCAAATCCCCAGAGAAACCTGCATCCCCCTCAAAAGAGGAGGCCAAGAGGCTGGCTGTCAAGTCCCCAGAGAAACCCTCAACCCCCTCGAAAGAAGAGGCCAAGACCCCAACAGTGAAGTCCCCAGAGAAACCTGCACCCCCCTCAAAAGAGGAGGTCAAAACCCCAGCTGTCAAATCCCCAGAGAAACCCCCAACCCCCTCTAAAGAGGAGGCCAAGACCCCAGCTGTGAAGTCCCCTGAGAAACCCCCAACCCCCTCAAAGGAGGAGGCCAAGACCCCAACTGTGAAATCCCCTGAGAAAGTCAAATCTCCTGCAAAGGAGGAGGCCAAGTCTCCACAGAAGGAAGCGGGCCCAGCCAAGGAgcccaccccctcccctccaaagGAACCGAAAGCCCCTGCGAAGGAAGAGCAGCCCAAGGAGGCGAAGGCTCCCTCCAAGCCCGGGAAAGAGGAAGCTCCCAAGAAGGATATCCCAGCCAAGGTAGAGGAGAAGCCCAAGGAGAaggcagctgctgtgccagagcCTCCAGCTCCACAGGTGAAGGAGACCACCAAGCCGGTCCCCAAACCCGCGGAAGAAGGAAAAGCCGAGGAGAAGGCTCCACCAAAACCTCAGCAGGAGGTCAGCAAAGCACCTgcaaaggaggctgagaagcCAAAGGCCAAGGAGAAGGCGGAGGAGCCCAAGAAGGAGAAGGCGGAGGAGCCCAAGAAGGAGAAGGCGGAGGAGCCCAagaaggagaaggctgaggagcCCAAAGCTAAAGCGAAACCCAAAGACGAGCCCAAAGCCAGTAAAGAGCCCCCCAAGGCCGAGGCCCCCTCCGGCAAGGAGGGCAAAGCCCCAGAGCCGGCCCCCGCCGCGGTGAAGAAGTGA
- the AP1B1 gene encoding AP-1 complex subunit beta-1 isoform X2 has protein sequence MTDSKYFTTTKKGEIFELKAELNSDKKEKKKEAVKKVIASMTVGKDVSALFPDVVNCMQTDNLELKKLVYLYLMNYAKSQPDMAIMAVNTFVKDCEDPNPLIRALAVRTMGCIRVDKITEYLCEPLRKCLKDEDPYVRKTAAVCVAKLHDINAQLVEDQGFLDTLKDLISDSNPMVVANAVAALSEIAESHPSSNLLDLNPQSINKLLTALNECTEWGQIFILDCLANYMPKDDREAQSICERVTPRLSHANSAVVLSAVKVLMKFMEMLSKDLDYYGTLLKKLAPPLVTLLSAEPELQYVALRNINLIVQKRPEILKHEMKVFFVKYNDPIYVKLEKLDIMIRLASQANIAQVLAELKEYATEVDVDFVRKAVRAIGRCAIKVEQSAERCVSTLLDLIQTKVNYVVQEAIVVIKDIFRKYPNKYESVIATLCENLDSLDEPEARAAMIWIVGEYAERIDNADELLESFLEGFHDESTQVQLQLLTAIVKLFLKKPTETQELVQQVLSLATQDSDNPDLRDRGYIYWRLLSTDPVAAKEVVLAEKPLISEETDLIEPTLLDELICYIGTLASVYHKPPSAFVEGSRGVVHKSLPPRTGSSESAESPDTAPSGVQAAEQPAVIPTQGDLLGDLLNLDLGPPVSGPPVATSAVPMGAVDLLGGGLDSLMGDESEGMGGGGSFAPAPSTAMPANLGAPLGSGLGDLFDLTGGVGTLSGSYVAPKTVWLPAMKAKGLEISGTFSRQVGSISMDLVLTNKALQVMSDFAIQFNRNSFGLAPAAPLQVHAPLAPNQSVEISLPLNTVGSVMKMDPLNNLQVAVKNNIDVFYFSTLYPLHILFVEDGKMERQMFLATWKDIPNENETQFQIKDCSLNADAVSSKLQGSNIFTVAKRNVEGQDMLYQSLKLTNGIWVLAELRIQPSNPSFTLSLKCRAPEVSQYIYQAYETILKN, from the exons ATGACGGACTCGAAGTACTTCACCACCACGAAGAAAG GGGAGATATTTGAGCTGAAAGCCGAACTGAACAGCGacaagaaggagaagaagaaggaggccGTGAAGAAGGTGATCGCGTCCATGACTGTGGGCAAAGACGTCAG CGCTCTCTTCCCGGACGTGGTGAACTGCATGCAGACAGACAACCTGGAGCTGAAGAAGCTGGTCTACCTCTACCTGATGAACTACGCCAAGAGCCAGCCGGACATGGCCATCATGGCAGTCAACACCTTCGTGAAG GACTGTGAGGACCCAAACCCCCTGATCCGGGCTTTGGCTGTGCGGACCATGGGCTGCATCCGCGTGGACAAGATAACGGAGTATCTCTGCGAGCCCCTGCGGAAGTGCCTCAAGGACGAGGACCCTTACGTGCGCAAGACGGCAGCCGTCTGCGTGGCGAAGCTCCACGACATCAATGCCCAGCTGGTGGAGGACCAGGGCTTCCTGGACACCCTTAAGGACCTCATCTCAGACTCCAACCCTATG GTAGTGGCCAACGCAGTAGCGGCTCTTTCAGAAATAGCGGAATCTCACCCCAGCAGTAACCTCCTGGACCTCAACCCCCAGTCCATCAACAAGCTGCTCACGGCCTTGAACGAGTGCACCGAGTGGGGCCAGATCTTCATCCTGGACTGCCTGGCAAACTACATGCCCAAGGATGACCGGGAAGCCCAGAG CATTTGCGAGCGGGTGACGCCCCGGCTGTCCCACGCCAACTCAGCGGTGGTGCTCTCGGCGGTGAAGGTGCTGATGAAGTTCATGGAGATGCTGTCGAAAGACCTGGATTATTACGGCACGCTGCTGAAGAAGCTGGCCCCGCCGCTGGTCACCCTGCTCTCCGCAGAGCCCGAGCTGCAGTACGTGGCTCTCCGCAACATCAACCTCATCGTGCAGAAGAG GCCCGAGATCCTGAAGCACGAGATGAAGGTGTTCTTCGTGAAGTACAACGACCCCATCTACGTCAAACTGGAGAAGCTGGACATCATGATCCGCCTGGCTTCCCAGGCCAACATTGCTCAG gtgctggcagagctgaagGAGTACGCCACAGAGGTGGACGTGGACTTCGTAAGGAAGGCGGTTCGAGCCATCGGCCGCTGCGCCATCAAGGTGGAG CAATCGGCCGAGCGCTGTGTCAGCACCCTGCTCGACCTCATCCAGACCAAAGTCAACTACGTGGTGCAGGAGGCCATTGTGGTCATCAAGGACATCTTCCGCAAGTACCCCAACAA GTACGAGAGCGTGATCGCCACCCTCTGCGAGAACCTCGACTCCCTGGACGAGCCCGAGGCCCGGGCTGCCATGATCTGGATCGTGGGAGAGTACGCCGAGCGGATCGACAACGCCGACGAGCTGCTGGAGAGCTTCCTGGAGGGCTTCCACGATGAGAGCACCCAG gttcagctgcagctgctcacGGCCATCGTGAAGCTGTTTCTGAAGAAGCCCACCGAGACGCAGGAGCTGGTGCAGCAGGTGCTGAGCTTGGCCACGCAG GATTCGGACAACCCCGACCTGCGGGACCGTGGTTACATCTACTGGCGCTTGCTCTCCACCGACCCCGTGGCCGCCAAGGAGGTGGTGCTGGCCGAGAAGCCCCTCATCTCTGAGGAGACGGATCTCATCGAGCCGACGCTCCTGGACGAGCTGATCTGCTACATCGGGACGTTGGCTTCCGTCTATCACAAACCTCCCAGCGCCTTCgtggaggggagcagaggggtcGTGCACAAGAGCTTGCCCCCACGAACGGGCTC GAGCGAGAGCGCCGAGAGCCCCGACACGGCTCCCTCGGGGGTGCAGGCGGCAGAGCAGCCGGCCGTCATCCCCACTCAGGGCGACCTGCTGGGTGACCTGCTGAACCTGGACCTGGGCCCCCCGGTGAGCGGGCCTCCCGTCGCCACCTCCGCCGTGCCCATGGGCGCCGTGGACCTCCTCGGAGGCGGCTTGGACAGCCTG ATGGGGGACGAATCGGAAGGG atgggcggcggcggcagcttcgcaccagcacccagcaccgcGATGCCGGCAAACCTGGGGGCACCCCTCGGCAGCGGCCTGGGAGACCTCTTCGACCTGACCGGTGGGGTGGGGACCCTGTCGGGATCCTACGTGGCACCCAAAACG GTCTGGCTCCCTGCCATGAAGGCCAAGGGGCTGGAGATCTCCGGTACCTTCAGCAGACAGGTGGGCTCCATCTCCATGGACCTCGTGCTAACGAACAAAGCCCTGCAGGTCATGTCTGACTTCGCCATCCAGTTCAACCGCAACAG CTTCGGCCtggccccagcagctcctctccaggTCCACGCGCCTCTCGCCCCCAACCAGTCCGTGGAGATCTCCCTCCCGCTGAACACCGTTGGCTCCGTCATGAAGATGGACCCCCTGAACAAcctgcag GTCGCGGTGAAAAACAACATCGACGTCTTCTACTTCAGCACCCTGTACCCGCTGCACATCCTCTTCGTGGAGGACGGGAAGATGG AGCGGCAGATGTTCCTGGCCACTTGGAAGGACATTCCCAACGAGAACGAGACCCAGTTCCAGATCAAAGACTGTTCTCTCAACGCAG ACGCCGTTAGCAGCAAGCTCCAAGGCAGCAACATCTTCACCGTGGCCAAGAGGAACGTGGAGGGCCAGGACATGCTCTACCAATCCCTGAAGCTCACCAACGGCATctgggtgctggcagagctcagGATCCAGCCCAGCAATCCCAGCTTCACG
- the AP1B1 gene encoding AP-1 complex subunit beta-1 isoform X1 produces MTDSKYFTTTKKGEIFELKAELNSDKKEKKKEAVKKVIASMTVGKDVSALFPDVVNCMQTDNLELKKLVYLYLMNYAKSQPDMAIMAVNTFVKDCEDPNPLIRALAVRTMGCIRVDKITEYLCEPLRKCLKDEDPYVRKTAAVCVAKLHDINAQLVEDQGFLDTLKDLISDSNPMVVANAVAALSEIAESHPSSNLLDLNPQSINKLLTALNECTEWGQIFILDCLANYMPKDDREAQSICERVTPRLSHANSAVVLSAVKVLMKFMEMLSKDLDYYGTLLKKLAPPLVTLLSAEPELQYVALRNINLIVQKRPEILKHEMKVFFVKYNDPIYVKLEKLDIMIRLASQANIAQVLAELKEYATEVDVDFVRKAVRAIGRCAIKVEQSAERCVSTLLDLIQTKVNYVVQEAIVVIKDIFRKYPNKYESVIATLCENLDSLDEPEARAAMIWIVGEYAERIDNADELLESFLEGFHDESTQVQLQLLTAIVKLFLKKPTETQELVQQVLSLATQDSDNPDLRDRGYIYWRLLSTDPVAAKEVVLAEKPLISEETDLIEPTLLDELICYIGTLASVYHKPPSAFVEGSRGVVHKSLPPRTGSSESAESPDTAPSGVQAAEQPAVIPTQGDLLGDLLNLDLGPPVSGPPVATSAVPMGAVDLLGGGLDSLMGDESEGLRSDAGGSPAMGGGGSFAPAPSTAMPANLGAPLGSGLGDLFDLTGGVGTLSGSYVAPKTVWLPAMKAKGLEISGTFSRQVGSISMDLVLTNKALQVMSDFAIQFNRNSFGLAPAAPLQVHAPLAPNQSVEISLPLNTVGSVMKMDPLNNLQVAVKNNIDVFYFSTLYPLHILFVEDGKMERQMFLATWKDIPNENETQFQIKDCSLNADAVSSKLQGSNIFTVAKRNVEGQDMLYQSLKLTNGIWVLAELRIQPSNPSFTLSLKCRAPEVSQYIYQAYETILKN; encoded by the exons ATGACGGACTCGAAGTACTTCACCACCACGAAGAAAG GGGAGATATTTGAGCTGAAAGCCGAACTGAACAGCGacaagaaggagaagaagaaggaggccGTGAAGAAGGTGATCGCGTCCATGACTGTGGGCAAAGACGTCAG CGCTCTCTTCCCGGACGTGGTGAACTGCATGCAGACAGACAACCTGGAGCTGAAGAAGCTGGTCTACCTCTACCTGATGAACTACGCCAAGAGCCAGCCGGACATGGCCATCATGGCAGTCAACACCTTCGTGAAG GACTGTGAGGACCCAAACCCCCTGATCCGGGCTTTGGCTGTGCGGACCATGGGCTGCATCCGCGTGGACAAGATAACGGAGTATCTCTGCGAGCCCCTGCGGAAGTGCCTCAAGGACGAGGACCCTTACGTGCGCAAGACGGCAGCCGTCTGCGTGGCGAAGCTCCACGACATCAATGCCCAGCTGGTGGAGGACCAGGGCTTCCTGGACACCCTTAAGGACCTCATCTCAGACTCCAACCCTATG GTAGTGGCCAACGCAGTAGCGGCTCTTTCAGAAATAGCGGAATCTCACCCCAGCAGTAACCTCCTGGACCTCAACCCCCAGTCCATCAACAAGCTGCTCACGGCCTTGAACGAGTGCACCGAGTGGGGCCAGATCTTCATCCTGGACTGCCTGGCAAACTACATGCCCAAGGATGACCGGGAAGCCCAGAG CATTTGCGAGCGGGTGACGCCCCGGCTGTCCCACGCCAACTCAGCGGTGGTGCTCTCGGCGGTGAAGGTGCTGATGAAGTTCATGGAGATGCTGTCGAAAGACCTGGATTATTACGGCACGCTGCTGAAGAAGCTGGCCCCGCCGCTGGTCACCCTGCTCTCCGCAGAGCCCGAGCTGCAGTACGTGGCTCTCCGCAACATCAACCTCATCGTGCAGAAGAG GCCCGAGATCCTGAAGCACGAGATGAAGGTGTTCTTCGTGAAGTACAACGACCCCATCTACGTCAAACTGGAGAAGCTGGACATCATGATCCGCCTGGCTTCCCAGGCCAACATTGCTCAG gtgctggcagagctgaagGAGTACGCCACAGAGGTGGACGTGGACTTCGTAAGGAAGGCGGTTCGAGCCATCGGCCGCTGCGCCATCAAGGTGGAG CAATCGGCCGAGCGCTGTGTCAGCACCCTGCTCGACCTCATCCAGACCAAAGTCAACTACGTGGTGCAGGAGGCCATTGTGGTCATCAAGGACATCTTCCGCAAGTACCCCAACAA GTACGAGAGCGTGATCGCCACCCTCTGCGAGAACCTCGACTCCCTGGACGAGCCCGAGGCCCGGGCTGCCATGATCTGGATCGTGGGAGAGTACGCCGAGCGGATCGACAACGCCGACGAGCTGCTGGAGAGCTTCCTGGAGGGCTTCCACGATGAGAGCACCCAG gttcagctgcagctgctcacGGCCATCGTGAAGCTGTTTCTGAAGAAGCCCACCGAGACGCAGGAGCTGGTGCAGCAGGTGCTGAGCTTGGCCACGCAG GATTCGGACAACCCCGACCTGCGGGACCGTGGTTACATCTACTGGCGCTTGCTCTCCACCGACCCCGTGGCCGCCAAGGAGGTGGTGCTGGCCGAGAAGCCCCTCATCTCTGAGGAGACGGATCTCATCGAGCCGACGCTCCTGGACGAGCTGATCTGCTACATCGGGACGTTGGCTTCCGTCTATCACAAACCTCCCAGCGCCTTCgtggaggggagcagaggggtcGTGCACAAGAGCTTGCCCCCACGAACGGGCTC GAGCGAGAGCGCCGAGAGCCCCGACACGGCTCCCTCGGGGGTGCAGGCGGCAGAGCAGCCGGCCGTCATCCCCACTCAGGGCGACCTGCTGGGTGACCTGCTGAACCTGGACCTGGGCCCCCCGGTGAGCGGGCCTCCCGTCGCCACCTCCGCCGTGCCCATGGGCGCCGTGGACCTCCTCGGAGGCGGCTTGGACAGCCTG ATGGGGGACGAATCGGAAGGG CTGCGAAGCGATGCGGGAGGCAGCCCTGCC atgggcggcggcggcagcttcgcaccagcacccagcaccgcGATGCCGGCAAACCTGGGGGCACCCCTCGGCAGCGGCCTGGGAGACCTCTTCGACCTGACCGGTGGGGTGGGGACCCTGTCGGGATCCTACGTGGCACCCAAAACG GTCTGGCTCCCTGCCATGAAGGCCAAGGGGCTGGAGATCTCCGGTACCTTCAGCAGACAGGTGGGCTCCATCTCCATGGACCTCGTGCTAACGAACAAAGCCCTGCAGGTCATGTCTGACTTCGCCATCCAGTTCAACCGCAACAG CTTCGGCCtggccccagcagctcctctccaggTCCACGCGCCTCTCGCCCCCAACCAGTCCGTGGAGATCTCCCTCCCGCTGAACACCGTTGGCTCCGTCATGAAGATGGACCCCCTGAACAAcctgcag GTCGCGGTGAAAAACAACATCGACGTCTTCTACTTCAGCACCCTGTACCCGCTGCACATCCTCTTCGTGGAGGACGGGAAGATGG AGCGGCAGATGTTCCTGGCCACTTGGAAGGACATTCCCAACGAGAACGAGACCCAGTTCCAGATCAAAGACTGTTCTCTCAACGCAG ACGCCGTTAGCAGCAAGCTCCAAGGCAGCAACATCTTCACCGTGGCCAAGAGGAACGTGGAGGGCCAGGACATGCTCTACCAATCCCTGAAGCTCACCAACGGCATctgggtgctggcagagctcagGATCCAGCCCAGCAATCCCAGCTTCACG
- the AP1B1 gene encoding AP-1 complex subunit beta-1 isoform X3 codes for MTDSKYFTTTKKGEIFELKAELNSDKKEKKKEAVKKVIASMTVGKDVSALFPDVVNCMQTDNLELKKLVYLYLMNYAKSQPDMAIMAVNTFVKDCEDPNPLIRALAVRTMGCIRVDKITEYLCEPLRKCLKDEDPYVRKTAAVCVAKLHDINAQLVEDQGFLDTLKDLISDSNPMVVANAVAALSEIAESHPSSNLLDLNPQSINKLLTALNECTEWGQIFILDCLANYMPKDDREAQSICERVTPRLSHANSAVVLSAVKVLMKFMEMLSKDLDYYGTLLKKLAPPLVTLLSAEPELQYVALRNINLIVQKRPEILKHEMKVFFVKYNDPIYVKLEKLDIMIRLASQANIAQVLAELKEYATEVDVDFVRKAVRAIGRCAIKVEQSAERCVSTLLDLIQTKVNYVVQEAIVVIKDIFRKYPNKYESVIATLCENLDSLDEPEARAAMIWIVGEYAERIDNADELLESFLEGFHDESTQVQLQLLTAIVKLFLKKPTETQELVQQVLSLATQDSDNPDLRDRGYIYWRLLSTDPVAAKEVVLAEKPLISEETDLIEPTLLDELICYIGTLASVYHKPPSAFVEGSRGVVHKSLPPRTGSSESAESPDTAPSGVQAAEQPAVIPTQGDLLGDLLNLDLGPPVSGPPVATSAVPMGAVDLLGGGLDSLMGGGGSFAPAPSTAMPANLGAPLGSGLGDLFDLTGGVGTLSGSYVAPKTVWLPAMKAKGLEISGTFSRQVGSISMDLVLTNKALQVMSDFAIQFNRNSFGLAPAAPLQVHAPLAPNQSVEISLPLNTVGSVMKMDPLNNLQVAVKNNIDVFYFSTLYPLHILFVEDGKMERQMFLATWKDIPNENETQFQIKDCSLNADAVSSKLQGSNIFTVAKRNVEGQDMLYQSLKLTNGIWVLAELRIQPSNPSFTLSLKCRAPEVSQYIYQAYETILKN; via the exons ATGACGGACTCGAAGTACTTCACCACCACGAAGAAAG GGGAGATATTTGAGCTGAAAGCCGAACTGAACAGCGacaagaaggagaagaagaaggaggccGTGAAGAAGGTGATCGCGTCCATGACTGTGGGCAAAGACGTCAG CGCTCTCTTCCCGGACGTGGTGAACTGCATGCAGACAGACAACCTGGAGCTGAAGAAGCTGGTCTACCTCTACCTGATGAACTACGCCAAGAGCCAGCCGGACATGGCCATCATGGCAGTCAACACCTTCGTGAAG GACTGTGAGGACCCAAACCCCCTGATCCGGGCTTTGGCTGTGCGGACCATGGGCTGCATCCGCGTGGACAAGATAACGGAGTATCTCTGCGAGCCCCTGCGGAAGTGCCTCAAGGACGAGGACCCTTACGTGCGCAAGACGGCAGCCGTCTGCGTGGCGAAGCTCCACGACATCAATGCCCAGCTGGTGGAGGACCAGGGCTTCCTGGACACCCTTAAGGACCTCATCTCAGACTCCAACCCTATG GTAGTGGCCAACGCAGTAGCGGCTCTTTCAGAAATAGCGGAATCTCACCCCAGCAGTAACCTCCTGGACCTCAACCCCCAGTCCATCAACAAGCTGCTCACGGCCTTGAACGAGTGCACCGAGTGGGGCCAGATCTTCATCCTGGACTGCCTGGCAAACTACATGCCCAAGGATGACCGGGAAGCCCAGAG CATTTGCGAGCGGGTGACGCCCCGGCTGTCCCACGCCAACTCAGCGGTGGTGCTCTCGGCGGTGAAGGTGCTGATGAAGTTCATGGAGATGCTGTCGAAAGACCTGGATTATTACGGCACGCTGCTGAAGAAGCTGGCCCCGCCGCTGGTCACCCTGCTCTCCGCAGAGCCCGAGCTGCAGTACGTGGCTCTCCGCAACATCAACCTCATCGTGCAGAAGAG GCCCGAGATCCTGAAGCACGAGATGAAGGTGTTCTTCGTGAAGTACAACGACCCCATCTACGTCAAACTGGAGAAGCTGGACATCATGATCCGCCTGGCTTCCCAGGCCAACATTGCTCAG gtgctggcagagctgaagGAGTACGCCACAGAGGTGGACGTGGACTTCGTAAGGAAGGCGGTTCGAGCCATCGGCCGCTGCGCCATCAAGGTGGAG CAATCGGCCGAGCGCTGTGTCAGCACCCTGCTCGACCTCATCCAGACCAAAGTCAACTACGTGGTGCAGGAGGCCATTGTGGTCATCAAGGACATCTTCCGCAAGTACCCCAACAA GTACGAGAGCGTGATCGCCACCCTCTGCGAGAACCTCGACTCCCTGGACGAGCCCGAGGCCCGGGCTGCCATGATCTGGATCGTGGGAGAGTACGCCGAGCGGATCGACAACGCCGACGAGCTGCTGGAGAGCTTCCTGGAGGGCTTCCACGATGAGAGCACCCAG gttcagctgcagctgctcacGGCCATCGTGAAGCTGTTTCTGAAGAAGCCCACCGAGACGCAGGAGCTGGTGCAGCAGGTGCTGAGCTTGGCCACGCAG GATTCGGACAACCCCGACCTGCGGGACCGTGGTTACATCTACTGGCGCTTGCTCTCCACCGACCCCGTGGCCGCCAAGGAGGTGGTGCTGGCCGAGAAGCCCCTCATCTCTGAGGAGACGGATCTCATCGAGCCGACGCTCCTGGACGAGCTGATCTGCTACATCGGGACGTTGGCTTCCGTCTATCACAAACCTCCCAGCGCCTTCgtggaggggagcagaggggtcGTGCACAAGAGCTTGCCCCCACGAACGGGCTC GAGCGAGAGCGCCGAGAGCCCCGACACGGCTCCCTCGGGGGTGCAGGCGGCAGAGCAGCCGGCCGTCATCCCCACTCAGGGCGACCTGCTGGGTGACCTGCTGAACCTGGACCTGGGCCCCCCGGTGAGCGGGCCTCCCGTCGCCACCTCCGCCGTGCCCATGGGCGCCGTGGACCTCCTCGGAGGCGGCTTGGACAGCCTG atgggcggcggcggcagcttcgcaccagcacccagcaccgcGATGCCGGCAAACCTGGGGGCACCCCTCGGCAGCGGCCTGGGAGACCTCTTCGACCTGACCGGTGGGGTGGGGACCCTGTCGGGATCCTACGTGGCACCCAAAACG GTCTGGCTCCCTGCCATGAAGGCCAAGGGGCTGGAGATCTCCGGTACCTTCAGCAGACAGGTGGGCTCCATCTCCATGGACCTCGTGCTAACGAACAAAGCCCTGCAGGTCATGTCTGACTTCGCCATCCAGTTCAACCGCAACAG CTTCGGCCtggccccagcagctcctctccaggTCCACGCGCCTCTCGCCCCCAACCAGTCCGTGGAGATCTCCCTCCCGCTGAACACCGTTGGCTCCGTCATGAAGATGGACCCCCTGAACAAcctgcag GTCGCGGTGAAAAACAACATCGACGTCTTCTACTTCAGCACCCTGTACCCGCTGCACATCCTCTTCGTGGAGGACGGGAAGATGG AGCGGCAGATGTTCCTGGCCACTTGGAAGGACATTCCCAACGAGAACGAGACCCAGTTCCAGATCAAAGACTGTTCTCTCAACGCAG ACGCCGTTAGCAGCAAGCTCCAAGGCAGCAACATCTTCACCGTGGCCAAGAGGAACGTGGAGGGCCAGGACATGCTCTACCAATCCCTGAAGCTCACCAACGGCATctgggtgctggcagagctcagGATCCAGCCCAGCAATCCCAGCTTCACG